Proteins encoded together in one Bosea sp. (in: a-proteobacteria) window:
- a CDS encoding glycosyltransferase family 4 protein — MAKTQRLAFVLPNLSGGGAARVASILCGEWIKAGHEVHLITYEEPGAAAVYPLDSRIRRHQIGLSVSPRGLLGFAGNNVRRVLRLRRALRGIKPTAIVAFLSEANMGAVLAGRWLGIPVLISERNHPGHDPATRINAFLRARLYPLASRLCVQTEDIRDWFRTNLAIEASVIPNPVRMVADHDDHAASGMKSGGRRRVVSLGRLEPQKGHDALLEAFASIASEVPDWDMVIHGEGGQRAALERQVAHLGLSNRVSLPGATRTPMDVLRACDLYVHPARYEGFPNAVLEALSAGLCVVATDCPGATSEILQGGKHGVLVPVGDTPALADAMLRTMRDESLRTQLGEKGRDAMRIYAPDIVAARWIDEIERIGRLSDRWSN, encoded by the coding sequence TTGGCGAAAACCCAACGCCTCGCCTTCGTCCTTCCGAACCTGTCCGGCGGGGGAGCCGCCCGTGTGGCTTCCATTCTGTGCGGCGAATGGATCAAGGCCGGTCACGAGGTGCATCTCATCACCTATGAGGAACCGGGCGCGGCCGCGGTCTATCCGCTGGACAGCCGTATCCGGCGCCATCAGATCGGGTTGAGTGTCTCGCCGAGAGGATTGCTCGGCTTTGCCGGCAACAATGTGCGCCGCGTCCTTCGTCTTCGGCGCGCGCTGCGCGGGATCAAGCCGACCGCGATCGTCGCATTCCTTTCCGAGGCCAACATGGGTGCGGTTCTTGCCGGGCGGTGGCTCGGCATCCCCGTTCTGATCAGCGAGCGCAATCATCCCGGCCACGATCCGGCGACGCGGATCAATGCATTTCTGCGCGCACGGCTCTATCCTCTCGCATCGCGGCTGTGCGTGCAGACCGAGGACATACGCGACTGGTTCCGCACCAACCTCGCCATCGAAGCGAGCGTGATTCCGAACCCGGTCCGGATGGTTGCAGATCACGATGATCACGCGGCTTCCGGCATGAAAAGCGGCGGACGACGACGCGTGGTCTCTCTCGGACGTCTCGAGCCGCAGAAGGGCCATGATGCCCTGCTCGAAGCCTTCGCGTCGATCGCCTCGGAGGTCCCTGACTGGGATATGGTCATCCACGGCGAGGGAGGGCAACGCGCCGCGCTCGAACGGCAGGTCGCGCATCTGGGCCTGTCGAACCGCGTATCCCTGCCTGGCGCCACCCGAACGCCGATGGACGTGCTGCGCGCTTGCGATCTCTATGTGCATCCGGCGCGCTACGAAGGCTTTCCCAACGCCGTGCTCGAAGCACTCTCCGCCGGGCTCTGTGTCGTCGCGACCGATTGCCCAGGCGCGACGAGCGAGATCCTGCAGGGCGGGAAGCACGGCGTTCTCGTTCCCGTCGGCGACACCCCGGCGCTGGCCGATGCGATGCTCCGGACCATGCGGGATGAGAGTTTGCGGACGCAGTTGGGTGAGAAGGGGCGCGATGCGATGCGCATCTATGCCCCCGATATAGTTGCGGCACGCTGGATCGATGAGATTGAACGTATCGGAAGGCTTTCAGACCGATGGAGCAATTGA
- a CDS encoding lipopolysaccharide biosynthesis protein → MKALSSILHPLRGLARKRFVRDVATVAGGTAAAQAISFAFYPIITRLYGPEAFGTLGVFMSVLAVLASIAGLAYPIAIVLPKSDEDARGLVRLSLAIAVIVASAAALILVAFSAPIISLLGLELIAPFVFLLPLVVLFTTLLATVEQWLIRTGQFALIARMAVLQALVVNGVKAALGLVLPLASVLIATSIAGVALHAGMLELGRRWNGHYRQNPFPAEPKKSASDLVRTYRDFPLFRAPQELLNSLSHGLPVILLAAFYGSTVVGFYTLAYSFLAAPVTLVGRSVGNVLYPRLAEAANRGQDLRRLVVLPTAALLLTGIIPFGAVMIAGPRLFAFVFGAQWQEAGEYARWLSLWIIFGFANIPSVKAAPVINKQNFLLIYGVISLIFRVLSVYISYILSFTPVDTMIFIGLSGAVANIILIYIIYLKIK, encoded by the coding sequence GTGAAGGCACTGAGCAGCATCCTGCATCCGCTTCGCGGCCTCGCACGCAAGCGCTTCGTGCGCGACGTGGCGACCGTCGCGGGCGGCACGGCCGCCGCGCAAGCGATAAGCTTTGCGTTCTACCCAATTATCACACGCCTTTACGGCCCAGAGGCGTTCGGTACCCTCGGCGTGTTCATGTCGGTCCTAGCGGTTCTGGCGTCAATTGCCGGCTTGGCGTATCCGATCGCCATCGTGCTGCCAAAATCTGACGAGGACGCTCGAGGGCTCGTCCGCCTGTCCCTGGCGATCGCCGTGATAGTCGCTTCGGCTGCGGCCTTGATTCTCGTCGCATTTTCCGCGCCGATCATCAGCTTGCTCGGCCTTGAGCTGATCGCGCCCTTCGTTTTCCTGCTGCCTCTTGTGGTGTTGTTCACGACACTCCTTGCCACGGTCGAGCAATGGCTGATCCGTACGGGACAGTTCGCACTGATCGCCAGGATGGCCGTTTTGCAGGCCCTGGTCGTCAACGGCGTGAAGGCGGCACTCGGGCTGGTACTGCCGCTCGCTTCGGTGCTGATTGCCACGTCAATTGCCGGGGTGGCGCTGCACGCAGGTATGCTCGAACTCGGAAGGCGCTGGAACGGGCATTACCGCCAAAATCCCTTTCCGGCCGAGCCGAAGAAGAGTGCGTCCGATCTCGTTCGGACTTATCGCGATTTTCCGCTCTTCAGGGCGCCGCAGGAACTGCTCAATTCTCTATCGCATGGGCTGCCGGTAATTTTACTGGCCGCTTTTTACGGTTCGACCGTCGTTGGCTTTTATACCCTCGCCTACAGCTTTCTTGCTGCGCCAGTTACTTTGGTCGGTCGTTCGGTCGGCAATGTGCTCTACCCTCGACTTGCAGAGGCCGCTAACCGGGGGCAGGATTTGCGTCGCTTGGTCGTGTTGCCGACGGCTGCGTTACTCCTAACCGGTATAATCCCTTTTGGCGCCGTCATGATTGCCGGGCCGCGACTGTTTGCCTTTGTCTTCGGTGCTCAGTGGCAGGAAGCGGGAGAATATGCCCGATGGTTATCTCTCTGGATTATATTTGGATTTGCAAATATTCCTAGCGTTAAAGCCGCTCCTGTTATAAATAAGCAAAATTTTCTTTTAATCTACGGAGTCATATCTCTTATTTTTCGTGTTTTATCTGTTTATATTTCATATATATTATCTTTTACTCCGGTTGATACTATGATTTTTATCGGATTATCAGGCGCTGTTGCGAATATAATTCTTATTTATATTATATATTTAAAAATAAAATAA
- a CDS encoding glycosyltransferase, whose translation MDESRLPTEGTANLRHMSPWQYLLMMRRARIVHIHSSNPLVRLVHTIVARLHGRKVVQTVHALLGSRFEPLALRLAGMLSHKGIGVNAVVAKSLGSTAAVIPAFIAPPPDEEVIPDDIMDWIKTQKHHNQKIIAINAFRSELKDGKDLYGLDMLIESFQDIRIKESFSGIICISTAQGFEQYHHEIERRVTALSTDAQLKLILGQSNFPAILRHCDLFVRPTTTDGDALSVREALWYGKPAIASDAVARPEGTIVFTSRDLKQFVETILAASTAEKAPSVRRDFAEDVILLYESVAAAS comes from the coding sequence ATGGATGAATCGCGCTTGCCTACCGAAGGGACGGCGAACCTGCGGCACATGTCCCCATGGCAATATCTCCTGATGATGCGCCGCGCCCGCATCGTCCATATTCACAGCAGCAATCCTCTGGTTCGCCTCGTCCACACCATCGTCGCCCGACTGCATGGAAGGAAGGTCGTCCAAACGGTCCACGCGCTGCTGGGGTCTCGTTTCGAACCGCTTGCGCTGCGTCTAGCCGGCATGCTGAGCCATAAGGGGATCGGCGTGAATGCGGTCGTCGCCAAAAGCCTTGGCTCAACGGCGGCTGTCATACCCGCCTTTATCGCGCCCCCCCCGGATGAAGAGGTCATCCCCGATGATATAATGGATTGGATCAAGACTCAGAAGCATCATAACCAAAAAATTATTGCCATAAATGCTTTTCGATCTGAATTAAAAGATGGAAAAGACCTTTATGGCTTGGACATGCTGATTGAATCATTCCAGGATATTCGTATAAAAGAATCCTTTTCCGGCATTATTTGCATTTCGACCGCACAAGGCTTTGAGCAATACCATCATGAAATCGAACGCCGGGTCACCGCGCTGAGCACGGATGCTCAACTCAAGCTCATCCTGGGGCAAAGCAACTTCCCAGCCATCTTGCGCCATTGCGACCTTTTCGTCCGCCCAACGACAACGGACGGCGATGCGCTCTCGGTGCGCGAGGCACTCTGGTATGGCAAGCCGGCGATCGCTTCCGACGCCGTGGCCAGACCCGAAGGTACCATCGTATTCACGTCGCGCGACTTGAAACAGTTCGTCGAGACGATCCTGGCGGCGAGCACCGCGGAAAAGGCGCCCAGCGTGCGTCGCGACTTCGCCGAAGACGTCATCCTTCTCTACGAATCCGTGGCAGCCGCCTCGTGA
- the asnB gene encoding asparagine synthase (glutamine-hydrolyzing) has protein sequence MRRSHCIDCGNLNREHLLIDRPGKRRRMCGIAGLLGSANNECLADLSTGLAHRGPDGQGIWLDEQERVGFAHRRLSIIDLSNAAAQPMVSRDGRYVTTFNGEIFNYRVISKMLSGKGYGFNAASDTAVLAPLYDLKGPDMLHDLEGMFAFSIWDRQKKRLFLARDHTGIKPLYYSLSSGRLIFASELKAICRILSSITVDTDALKEYLTFLWTPGERTLVQQIRKLRPGHYLTAEFREGLHTEIRRWYRPPQAPLIGGRPGYDHSKTPEGLRSLLDDVVSDQCTSDVPIGAFLSGGVDSSAVVASMVATGHRPTRTYCVDTSGRNASNEGFDEDFPFAERVARHLNVPLTRVTLDEDAILDGLPDLPLLLDEPTADPAALLVEAIAKHARADGVKVLLTGTGGDDIFSGYRRHLTARLRERFGAWPRIAQAGAGAARLLPDGATRRRFEKLLGLIGHADSDTFLLNAFNQNSLPNALGLLKGASEGITDAAFDNALTSGLEETKGQNLLNRLLYLEMCGFLPDHNLNYTDKACMIAGVEARVPLIDPRLIDFMSDVDPRLKIKGLEPKWFFKQAVAARLPSEVLTRRKVGFGAPVRRLCTAGRGRELIEAALFSNSMVKDNFDQEKLRIFWDRTLSGRSDGVYLALTIAMTGWLWEALRATGLRDS, from the coding sequence ATGAGACGCAGCCACTGCATCGATTGCGGCAATCTGAACCGCGAGCATCTGCTGATTGATAGGCCGGGCAAGAGACGACGAATGTGCGGAATAGCGGGCCTGCTCGGCAGTGCCAATAATGAATGCCTTGCCGATCTCAGCACCGGACTCGCGCATCGCGGACCTGACGGCCAAGGAATCTGGTTGGATGAGCAGGAGCGTGTTGGCTTTGCCCACCGCCGATTGAGCATCATCGATCTGTCGAATGCCGCGGCCCAGCCCATGGTCAGCCGCGACGGTCGCTACGTCACGACGTTCAACGGGGAGATATTCAACTATCGCGTTATCAGCAAAATGCTCTCCGGAAAGGGCTATGGCTTCAATGCAGCCTCCGACACGGCCGTTCTCGCGCCGCTGTATGACCTCAAGGGTCCGGACATGTTGCACGACCTTGAGGGAATGTTCGCTTTCTCGATCTGGGATCGGCAGAAAAAGCGCCTTTTTCTCGCCCGCGACCATACCGGCATAAAACCTCTTTACTATAGTCTGTCCTCCGGACGTCTCATCTTCGCCAGCGAGCTGAAGGCAATCTGCCGCATATTATCTTCCATTACGGTGGATACCGACGCTCTAAAGGAATATCTGACTTTTCTATGGACGCCCGGAGAAAGAACCCTGGTTCAACAAATCAGGAAGTTGCGTCCCGGGCATTATCTCACGGCTGAGTTCCGGGAGGGGTTGCACACTGAAATCAGGCGGTGGTATCGCCCCCCCCAAGCGCCGCTCATCGGCGGACGCCCTGGATATGACCACTCCAAGACGCCCGAGGGGCTGAGGAGCCTGCTCGACGACGTCGTCAGCGACCAGTGCACCAGCGATGTTCCGATCGGAGCGTTTCTCAGCGGCGGCGTCGATAGCAGCGCCGTCGTCGCAAGCATGGTCGCCACCGGCCACCGGCCCACGCGGACCTATTGCGTCGATACTTCAGGGCGAAATGCATCCAATGAGGGTTTCGATGAAGATTTCCCCTTCGCGGAACGGGTCGCCCGTCATCTGAACGTGCCTCTAACTCGCGTAACTTTGGACGAAGACGCCATTTTAGATGGTCTGCCCGACTTGCCGCTTCTGCTGGATGAGCCGACGGCCGATCCCGCTGCCCTGCTTGTCGAGGCCATCGCCAAACATGCTCGCGCCGACGGTGTCAAAGTTCTTCTGACCGGCACGGGCGGCGATGATATTTTCTCAGGCTATCGCCGTCATTTGACGGCGCGCTTGCGAGAGCGTTTCGGCGCGTGGCCAAGGATCGCACAGGCCGGCGCCGGCGCCGCCCGGCTGTTGCCGGATGGTGCGACGCGGAGGCGATTTGAAAAACTCCTAGGCCTCATAGGGCATGCCGATTCGGACACCTTCCTGCTCAATGCCTTCAATCAGAACAGCCTGCCCAATGCCCTCGGCCTGCTGAAAGGCGCCTCCGAGGGGATAACCGATGCGGCATTCGACAATGCGCTGACGAGCGGATTGGAAGAAACCAAGGGGCAAAATCTTCTTAATCGACTTCTTTATCTTGAAATGTGTGGATTTCTACCCGACCATAACCTGAATTATACCGATAAGGCCTGCATGATCGCCGGCGTGGAAGCTCGTGTGCCGCTCATCGACCCACGTCTCATCGACTTCATGTCCGATGTCGATCCCCGGTTGAAAATCAAGGGCCTGGAGCCAAAGTGGTTTTTCAAGCAGGCGGTCGCTGCGAGACTTCCATCAGAGGTTCTCACACGTCGAAAAGTCGGATTTGGTGCCCCCGTTCGTCGACTCTGCACGGCGGGTCGAGGGCGGGAGCTCATCGAAGCAGCCCTGTTCTCGAACTCCATGGTGAAAGACAATTTCGATCAGGAAAAGCTGCGGATTTTCTGGGATAGAACATTGAGCGGACGATCCGACGGAGTCTATCTCGCGCTGACGATCGCGATGACGGGTTGGCTATGGGAAGCACTCAGAGCAACGGGATTGCGCGACTCTTGA
- a CDS encoding O-antigen ligase, with protein sequence MNRVDSAQGAGGMPLIMRMRKPGIGDGAPSMPQARRRRSGRSPWVDRAARILVIVCVLNLNGVFDMMFDIGQAVSLIILATSLVLIATTGRRAWSPPFSLLIAAIASYLILGWLLYDPAASVEPASKYLQSYFNSILIIWALAGYVASLPQGRRLDGFLKFLRNSFLVAAASVWMSPLLYQYYVNLPFSAQQRMGGVFANPNEAAAASCFAVALVLALPLRFRVLQFAAVAMAAGAVIMTFSKGGISMLVILLGWHVVRHARGVGLVAIVLTSLLALVLVQNPRALVETVTDLPLLELDASQKDRILAVADIFGGEIDERTTTGRTVLWDFVIERALHDFPLGSGLGSAHHIVGGILELDVWQGAHNTFLMVWGESGVIPLLLLVSAMVAVVFASLHHAHRSLGVTCLFVLLVVMMSGHIALATRYHNVMLAVVLGLSANGIHRMRRGSHPGMQNAQPQQRYGYTT encoded by the coding sequence ATGAACCGCGTCGATTCTGCTCAAGGTGCTGGAGGCATGCCTTTGATCATGCGGATGCGGAAGCCCGGGATTGGCGACGGCGCGCCGTCAATGCCGCAGGCACGAAGGAGGCGGTCCGGACGGAGCCCGTGGGTCGACCGGGCGGCGCGCATCCTCGTCATCGTCTGCGTTCTGAACCTGAACGGCGTCTTCGACATGATGTTCGACATCGGGCAGGCCGTGTCGCTCATCATCCTGGCTACCTCCCTCGTCCTCATCGCCACAACCGGCCGCCGGGCCTGGTCGCCGCCGTTCAGCCTGCTGATCGCGGCCATCGCCAGTTATCTCATCCTCGGCTGGCTGCTTTATGATCCGGCCGCCTCGGTCGAGCCCGCCTCGAAATACCTGCAGAGCTACTTCAATTCCATCCTCATCATCTGGGCGCTGGCCGGCTACGTCGCCAGCTTGCCGCAAGGAAGGAGGCTGGACGGCTTCCTGAAATTCCTGAGGAACAGCTTCCTGGTTGCCGCGGCGTCGGTATGGATGTCCCCCCTGCTGTACCAGTACTATGTCAACCTGCCGTTCTCGGCCCAGCAACGGATGGGGGGGGTCTTCGCCAACCCCAACGAGGCGGCCGCAGCGTCCTGCTTCGCCGTCGCGCTCGTGCTGGCGCTGCCCTTGCGGTTCCGCGTGCTACAGTTCGCCGCCGTCGCGATGGCCGCCGGCGCCGTGATCATGACCTTCTCCAAGGGCGGGATATCGATGCTCGTCATTCTGCTCGGCTGGCATGTGGTTCGCCATGCCAGAGGAGTTGGACTCGTCGCAATCGTGCTGACCTCGCTGCTGGCGCTCGTCCTCGTTCAGAACCCCAGGGCGCTGGTCGAAACGGTTACCGATTTGCCGCTGCTTGAACTGGACGCTTCCCAGAAGGACCGCATTCTGGCAGTCGCGGACATCTTCGGCGGCGAGATCGACGAAAGGACGACCACAGGCCGCACCGTCCTATGGGACTTCGTCATCGAGCGAGCCTTGCACGATTTTCCACTCGGCAGCGGTCTGGGCAGCGCGCACCATATCGTTGGCGGCATATTGGAGCTCGATGTCTGGCAGGGCGCACACAACACGTTTCTGATGGTATGGGGAGAAAGCGGGGTAATACCCCTGCTGCTGCTTGTTTCAGCGATGGTGGCGGTTGTGTTCGCCAGCCTCCACCACGCTCACCGGAGCCTCGGGGTGACATGCCTGTTCGTGCTTCTGGTGGTGATGATGTCGGGCCATATCGCTCTCGCGACACGTTACCATAATGTTATGCTCGCTGTCGTTCTGGGCTTATCCGCTAACGGGATCCATAGAATGCGTAGAGGCTCGCATCCTGGAATGCAGAATGCTCAGCCACAGCAGCGATATGGATATACCACATGA